The following is a genomic window from Episyrphus balteatus chromosome 1, idEpiBalt1.1, whole genome shotgun sequence.
tcaATACTACTTGGTATTGCCTATCACATTTCACATAAGACAATTTGGAGTCGTTGGCCCGTTTTCCCACGAAGTTTGTCATTAGATATACGACTGGGCCTTTAACTTTGAAGGtatcaattttaaactgatGGATTTCGATCATGAACGCATCTCTTCAGCATTTCCCAGATATGTTCTGGgtattgaatttaaatccgTGTTTCTGAATGATCAATCTAATGTTGGTATAACAAAGGTATTCTGAAATCGCTCTTGCACTATGAGCTCTTGCTTTATCTTGCAAAAGAATAAACTGTACACCAATTCTAGATCAGTCACGTATCTTTGGCCACCTAACGCAGCCCTAGAAAAGCTTACTAACAAACATGTAAAGCAGATTCTTCCCTAGGATtatcattagttttttttttttaatctgttcATCTTTTTGCTCGAGGTAATTCTAGCAAAGTTTTGATGAGTGTTcagtagggtgtccgttatttcccaaagtgatgttttcgggggagacaccccccagatcgaaagtttagggcctgaataaggggaatttagcaaaaaaaaaattttggaggtcattaacccgtgcctctaaggtcatactttccccatacaaatttgtatgggaaatttttaactcatacataaatttttttttctctcgagttaaatcatctatttttaaaatgtttgttgattctggttggaaaatagttccattaaaagattacattcaaaatttcccgttaaaaattttttttatgttttatttcggtttttgaaattattagctgttttcgttgtttttgctttcacctgtcacataattttaaatgcagttttattggtttttaattcttttcaaatacttcattcaaaaatttgtgtgtaaatcaaaaattttaattttttaaaattttttttgaaatttttgccgtttttatacgttaaaatttatttttttcgaactacaaaagatatgtttacaatatttttattgaattttgtttaaaaattattcacctaaaaaatgacaccaaaaaagttgcaaacaagaaagggtaaagtatttaataatatttatttattataaaaactgcaaaaatttcaaaaaaaaaaatttttttaaattaaaatttttgatttatacacaaatttttgaatgcaatatttgaaaagaattaaaaaccaataaaactgcatttaaaattatttgataggtgaaagcaaaaacaacgaaaacagttaataatttccaaaaaccgaaataaaatataaaaaaattttttaacgggaaattttgaatgtaatcttttaaaggaactattttccaaccagaatcaacatacattttaaaaatagatgatttaactcgagagaaaaaaattttatgtatgagttaaaaatttcccatacaaatttgtatggggaaagtatgacctccaaaaattttttttttgctaaattccccttatttaggccctaaactttcgatctggggggtgtctcccccgaaaacatcactttgggaaataaccgACACCCTAGTGTTCAAATTCATTATGCTGTTTAAATGTTGCACTGTCATCTCGAGCCcccttttataaataatttaaaaatcttttttttaagttatctcGTTGAAGGGCAAAACCATATACGAAGTCATGTTATACATTAAAATGCTGTTATTGGATTCCTGGCCGTTTTCCCACGAAGTTAATTATTAGATATACGACTGGGCGGGCCACTTGCTACATCAAAGAAGCACGGATTCTACATTAGAGCGAAGAAATCGTTTTCATTTCCGTAAAACTTAAGTTTCAATTATTGTACGGTCCTCGGCAAAAAGTACCTCTTATCCAGAATTGAAGTACCCTTATTTATGttatttctcttaaaaaaagggattgaagaaaaatttctttttcaaatttaatatttgcaATTCAAAAACTTAATATCGAATAGATATTGAAGAATGCAACTAAATCAGTTTTGCATCATATTTTGACTTTCCTTTTAATTTGTCAATTCCAGAAAGAGAAGAGCTCGGCAGATGTCTTGGAGAAACTCGAAacagaaataaatacaattgaAAAATACTCCATTAGCACACAAGAAAAGCAGAGGCGATTGGTTGGAAATTTTCTAGTCATATCCATCGGATTGTATGCGATtggattttttattatattctttGTTTTCTTTCCGACAACATGGCCGGATCGTATAACATACTCTGTGCCATTGCTCGCATTTCCTTTGATGTAAGTTAAagctatttcaaaaaattcaataaatttaattaactgattattatttgttttgtttgcagAATATTTCTAGTAAGAAGATTACTGGCATGGTTTTTccaaagaaaaatcaacaaaaatcaaacgaaattagtaaaactgcgagctgaaaaaaagaaaattttagaacAAGTTATGGAAAAGGAAACATACaatgtaaagtattttttaatttaatttaaacttaataaaaatgttaatgtgtctcatttaaaaataaattcaggtTGCATCAAAACTTCTCAGCAAATATGGAGGAGACAAATCTTACGGAATCAAATCATTAACAACAACTGGTAATTAAAATAACGAATACGTTAgacaattttgtattcaaattaagtttttcttatGGTTGGTGGGttattttattaatgaatttattaaaCTCAAAAATATGTTCAAGTTTTACTCAACGGAAATCATAAACTGAAACGATTTTTTGGATGTTTTCCGGGCACAGTGTTTTAAACACTATCccatcaagaaaaaaaaggcttcaaataaaattgtttcaagACTTTTTCATAACTAAGTTcagtattaatttaatattattgtCCACCAGAACCCTTCCATAATCCGTATGTCCCCCTGGCATTATACGCCTAGGAAAATTCAACACCAGAAatcttaaatgttaaaaaaaaaattgaaaaaaaaacagttatttaATATAGTTTTTAACGGCGATAGTCCCGGTGGAGCttacttggactcatcagttgacttatcgtAGGACAGCTTGTAAATacgcaaattttgtttatattcacaTAAGGCCGTAAAAAGCtgtattaaatcaataatttaacaagGTCCAAATATAGTGCTTATTCTTCTACTTTACTGATTTATTTCAGTAGTACatagaatttgtattttaaaaccaattttcttcttctttagaaaataaaaacatttcagTGGCTCAAAAGCCGTTTTCCTACTTGTATCTGAAATAcataaattttgaacaaatggataaaaactaatgaaattaattacaaataaacatttatttcgtggtttattttttaagtagtGTAGAAGAATTTGGGCACCACAGCACAAAAATCTGATGTTGGAATATTTGTAAAATTGCCGGTTGGcacttgaattaaaaaattattgactggatatttgcaaaaaaatagtttaacaatttttgttagCTGTGTTGTGCCTTCTGCCATACCTACCACAAAAAATCATCGTGAGTTGAACTCAGCTCATTCACTTTGACTATCATTTCGGTATCATCTTGCGGATATTGTTTTCAATCAAAGTGCAAGAAAACAATAATTACGCTGATTCTTTAAGAACTTTGCCGACAATTATCCACTGCAGAAGTTGCGCTCGCGACTATTGAATTGACACGACAAGTAGAGTTTTAATCTAAACGTGAAAAgaatagtttaaattttaatcactGCTAATACCGAGACAAAAACTAAGTTTTTTAAAGCTATAACAGCTGTGTGATCGTGTAGATTGAGCAGCTATGCTAAATCTCCCAAGACTTATGTTTAAAAAACCTTATCAAAAACAAGTGATAATTTTAACAATATATGCCTTTAAGACCTATGgtcttttttaaatgcaaattgcacggcactagttagaaggaaaagaaagataggaaagaatttttgtgaattgagaataagatgattTATTATCTCATATAATTCCACGATTGGCGTGGGTTTCTGCCTAAGGTGGGCCTCGAACCCATACTTCTAGGTTAGCACCGCATCTACTGCACCGTTGCCACCCGCATTCAGTAATATATCTGATgattttttgtatcaatttttaaattctctaaaaattaatcagATCTGAGATTTTGGAGAGTATTTTGTATgggaattaaaataattaagcgTTATCTAAATTTTAGGCTTCAGGAAATAAAAACTCGCTGTAGTACTTTAGCTCAAGTCATCTAATACTTTAGCTACAGAGTACACTTCGAGGTACGTACCTGTACATTTTAAGAGTAAAAATGCTGCGGGTATTCGtcaaactcaaaactttgaaaagaTTTGAAGTATTTATGGGGTACGTACATAGGTTAGTAAATATTAATAGTGTAAACATTTTATAGtgtaaaacaataacaaacgattgtttttttttggtcatcgtttttttttttacagggcTGATATTCGTGATTTGTAAGTCCGAAGAAATTAGACGAATAGTAAATATACGGTGGTTAACATAAAGTACTTACATACAATCGATTCCTTTTTTCGTTCCAACCAATTTGCGATTACAgaaatccattttattttccaaaaaatactttttacaattaaattaccaaataataggaataaaaatacattaaaataataaactatcTTATATTTTAGCTCCCACACCACAGCAAAACAAATCACAAACAACGGAAAATCGAATTCTTAATCTCAATAGCAGCCTAGCTGCTCTATCAAATCGCCCAGGTGGCGGTGGTCCAGGCCAGACATTCGGTAGTCAAGTGGCAATAAATCAATCACTGCTCTCAGCTGCTGCTAATAACGGAAGCCAGTCAACAATCAGTCCTCTGACACCTCGTTCTACCACAACACAGCACACAAGTGGCGCTCTTCGATACAGAGGAGTTGCTACACCTGCACGTAGTAATGCACTTGCGTTGCCAAATACACGGCCATATCCGATTATCAATCAGAAGTCACAGGGCTTACTCGAAAAAATGGTCGATTACTTAATCGGTGATGGTCCACAGAATCGTTATGCTTTGATTTGTAAAGAATGTTTTGCTCATAATGGTAAGTTGTTGGGAGTTAAAGTGATCCatgttctaaaaaaataatttggttaATTGATTGTAGGAATGGCACGACAAGAAGATTTCGATTATGCAACATTCCGATGTGCATTTTGTAACGAACTTAATCCATCTCGAAAGTCACGACCGGTGGCGCCGAAACTTACCAGCGGCATGAGTCCGCTACACAACCGAATGATTGCATTTCAAGCGAGAAACAGTGGCTCGTCGTCAGAATCAAGCGATGATTCAGGtaattaaattgataaaatggaaatttaagacacaaaatcttataaatcttttttttatcttagatGTTCCACGACGAATTGAGAATATTACATCACAGAAAGTTCCAGAGCAAACAGCTGCCGAGAAGAAGGAACAAGAATTAGAATCAGAAAATAATAATCAATATTCAAATACGAACGGATCGTCACTTCCGAGTGAAGAGCATGAATCCAAACCATCAAGCGAAACAGAAACAGAAAAACCAAGTCTTGAAGAAGAAGCTGAAAAAATCCCAGAAGTAGAAGAAGCAATCAAGGAGAGCGAGActaaacaataatttattaattatatatatttttaaacttaataatgTTATGCAtactattattttaaatattattatatcgTTCAATCTCCCACTACTCTTTATTCCACAATCCAcactaaaattattatataagtGATAAACCGCTGCACGAAATAACTAACGCTTATTTATAATTTTCCCAATTTACACCAAGTCCAGATGGCTTTTTGAGTTGATGTTTGCTCCAAATCCAATATTCTTTTCATAGAAAAGAATTGTGTTAGCATGAGTTAAAaatgtagtataaaaaaaaatccagttgTTTTGCAAAGCAAAGCTGACTTCTGAAAAAATGAAGTTCAATTAAAAAAGCCTTTtgctcaatatttttgtttttgttttaaacagaagcatttgatatttttttgttttgatgttgcTTTTATCATTAAATAGGAAcaattgaaaaacttttagCTATGTGGAATATATGAGTAaatgtaaaaacttttttaattttcaaaaaaaaaaagtaaaataattattgtttgttccttatattattattataaaatattcttttctagtgaatgaattttgtatttttgattttagtgTTTAGTTTCTTTTTAAAGACACTTCTTCTCTCttgtaaaatttaatattaagtaaatttaattatttcgatacataaattaaatgcccaagaggaaaaaaaaaattattataaaaaaagtgtgtccgcatgttgaaattttttaaaaaaattaaatttattgaatttgagaAAACGTTAAATTTATGTTATTGTCtgtgttattgttatttttatactaAAAAAGACTTACAGGGGAAAAACTGACGAATGATCAACAAAAATAAGATTGAGGCACGAattcaaaacagaaaaatcaGGGGTGAGATTCTGTATGGCGAAAACGAACAAACGTTTTCGTGTGTGCGAAAGGTTTGATTcatacaacttgaaaaacgaaaaaatttgttCTGTATCTGTCGcaaattttctttcgtttttcaaaaacgaacgaTCGTTTTCGTTTCGTTATTTATAGAATGTACCCCCAGGTTTTATGTCGTACTTTTCTTTTTGGAAACAACTTCTACTTAATGACATTTAAATGGATTCttcttatacatacatatgtttaTAAAGTCcagttttttattcacattggAAAACCTACCTGttttgtttgtcgaatattaaaataataacacatgtttttgaggtattttttaatgctgaatctaattacataaaaataaagtcaatacgattgctctaagaaaagttattgctgaTTAAAAACAAGCGtgttttttacttcaacaggtaaaatataatcaaaactcatgtgaaaaacatgatacACTGATGAAGTTTGGAGTGAAGGTTTTGGATAAAGCAGGGataaaggattcataaagtgtttaaaaatatttttggtgaaagggtgtttttttgatgggttgaatTATGTGTGAGAAACGTATCATATTAGctgatataaattttgttaagttttcaaacttattgaaaaagttttgtttcttataagaattaagaatctaaagAGTCTACAAAagtatcttgagtgaaagggtgttttttttatgaaatgatgaaattcggaattagtacaacaaaaactgggaaaataatgttacaccaatgaaaattggtacaaatgtttcatttataacagaaaccagaatctaagcagtctatacaaatatttaaggtgaaagggttttttttgaaataagggAAATCCGCGTTAATTCCGATAAAAACTATTTAACCCAAAGAAGTTAAAGTGCTATTCACTTCCGATATTTAAGAACAGACATCATCAAACTTGGAT
Proteins encoded in this region:
- the LOC129905749 gene encoding endoplasmic reticulum junction formation protein lunapark-A isoform X1, producing the protein MRNQARYNGRRLSLQDDLLAKEKSSADVLEKLETEINTIEKYSISTQEKQRRLVGNFLVISIGLYAIGFFIIFFVFFPTTWPDRITYSVPLLAFPLIIFLVRRLLAWFFQRKINKNQTKLVKLRAEKKKILEQVMEKETYNVASKLLSKYGGDKSYGIKSLTTTAPTPQQNKSQTTENRILNLNSSLAALSNRPGGGGPGQTFGSQVAINQSLLSAAANNGSQSTISPLTPRSTTTQHTSGALRYRGVATPARSNALALPNTRPYPIINQKSQGLLEKMVDYLIGDGPQNRYALICKECFAHNGMARQEDFDYATFRCAFCNELNPSRKSRPVAPKLTSGMSPLHNRMIAFQARNSGSSSESSDDSDVPRRIENITSQKVPEQTAAEKKEQELESENNNQYSNTNGSSLPSEEHESKPSSETETEKPSLEEEAEKIPEVEEAIKESETKQ
- the LOC129905749 gene encoding endoplasmic reticulum junction formation protein lunapark-B isoform X2, encoding MGAVLAKFRKEKSSADVLEKLETEINTIEKYSISTQEKQRRLVGNFLVISIGLYAIGFFIIFFVFFPTTWPDRITYSVPLLAFPLIIFLVRRLLAWFFQRKINKNQTKLVKLRAEKKKILEQVMEKETYNVASKLLSKYGGDKSYGIKSLTTTAPTPQQNKSQTTENRILNLNSSLAALSNRPGGGGPGQTFGSQVAINQSLLSAAANNGSQSTISPLTPRSTTTQHTSGALRYRGVATPARSNALALPNTRPYPIINQKSQGLLEKMVDYLIGDGPQNRYALICKECFAHNGMARQEDFDYATFRCAFCNELNPSRKSRPVAPKLTSGMSPLHNRMIAFQARNSGSSSESSDDSDVPRRIENITSQKVPEQTAAEKKEQELESENNNQYSNTNGSSLPSEEHESKPSSETETEKPSLEEEAEKIPEVEEAIKESETKQ